The Cyprinus carpio isolate SPL01 chromosome B8, ASM1834038v1, whole genome shotgun sequence genome segment AGCTTTAATTTCATCTCATTACTTCAACACTGCATCcagaatctgttttgttttttcctcagcTGTTTTGTACATCTCATGAAAgctttttcttaattatttctcATTCTCTGCCTTCCTTAATCTGTCactcttttctgtttcttctttttcttccccTGTCCCTCCTTTATGTCCTCCAGCCAAGTTCTTTGGGCTCCCTGAACTCTGAGCCAGTGTTTGAGCAAACTACTACCATTGCTGAAATCCACTGTCCTCCTACGACTGCCATGTCCAATTCCCTGTCCCCTACCCTCCCAGTGGACCCAAGACGATATTCCCCAGGTCTCTCCTCTCCTTTAAACTTTGAACTGCACATTGTGGAGTTTGAATCAGGTGAACCGGGGGCTGTGCCTCCACCATCCAGTGTTGTCCGAAAGCCTTCCTCTCGACCGTCTCCACCTGTAGCATCCAGTCCTCGTTTTTCTCCAGTTCCTGACCTGGACTTGGATTCTTCCATTGATGTCTCTGCTTCCCTGCTGTCCTCCCAAGTGGAATCTCTAGTGGTTCTGTCTCAGACTATAACCACCACTCCCACACCTGGAAGTGGAGACCTTTGTAGTCTCTGGGAGGGAAGTCCTTCTTCCAAATTGACAAGCTCTGGGCTGAAGGCCTATTCGCCTATCACCAAGTCTCCTAGTCCAACAAGTGCCCCAGTGGTCAGCAGAACCAATGAAAGAGTTAGCCCATTGATGACACCAGAATCACTTGATCTGTATCTCTCCAACTCTGACACAAAACCTATAAGTCCAATGCCATCTCTTTCCAGATCTCCAATTCCTACAGTCTCTGAATCACCATCTCTGTCTCTTCCCAAAGCTATATCGCCACCTCTAATCCTATCCTCGTCTGTGGTGGTTCCCAAGTCTCCAAGCCCAAAACCATTATCAGGACAGCCTCCCACTGGACTTCAACCACCAACCTATGAGCCATCTCTTGATGATGCCTTGGATAAACTCCTTGCCATGAGCTTCAGCAGGCCTGAGAATGAGGCTTCAATCACCACATCAGTGGCCTCACGGCTCACTTCGGAAGTACAACCAGAAGTCTACGAGGATACAATAGTAGCAGCGGATCGTAACAACATTCATCCTGACACTTTTACAGAGAGTGAAATGGGGGATGGGCTCTTGGAGGATCAGTCGGACTGCAGGAGTGATCTTGACTGGGCTGACATGGAACTGAAGATGGCCTACGAAGGACCTGATGGCTCCATGACCCCCATGACCGAGGCAAGCTGGATGGATGAATCTCTTACTCCATCGTCTTGTCCTGGAACCCCAGATGCCCAGATGGATCTTCCCATGCTGCATATGGCTGGCACAATGGACAGGATCTCAGCCTCTGGACACGTACGAATAGGACTGCAATGCTTGTTGATTGTAATGCTGTGGAATTTGGTTTGGAGTTTTTACAGACAAGTCTTGCAGTGGTTTGATTGCCAGCATGTAAATCAGGTGTGTCAAATCCTGCTCCTGGGGGgccaccttcctgcagagtttagcttgaaccagctaatcaaggtcttcagcaTTACTacaaacttccaggcaagtgtatTGGAGCTACAATGTGCAGGAAAGTGGCCATCCAGATACAAGATTGAACAAGCCTGGTTTAATTGAATCCTGTTAGTCAGATGgataaaagtcataattgttTCTTTACGCCCTGAAATACTGAGTTATCCTTATTCTAATAATTTAGTTTTCACTCCATTTATGGTAAATTGTAATTGTAAGAACTTGAATGTTGCTGTGTGTGGTTGATAACCAGTGGTACCAATGGTACCTCTGTGCACTTGATAACAAACTTAATATAACTTGATAACCAGTGCTAACCACCACCATGTATGCAAATGCCCAACTTTTTCATGCTGAATGATTTTGCACCTGGATTACATCTGAGTGCTTCCCTAGATCCCTGCTTGCCTTTATTGGTTTCTTTGGACAATAATCAACAATTCTTGAGGTATGTGGCATCTCAAGGAGTTTGTACTGCTGTCCCAGATCAAATCTGTGATTAAACGTACCAAGGAGATCCAAAACGTCCATCCCATGTACCGAGATGGCCTGATACGTAGGAAGATGGGCCCCCTCATTTTCCACAAGAGTAACTCCCAGGACCGGCTCATTGAGGAACTGCAAGGAAAGCTGGGAATTGCCCGTAAGGATCGTCCAAAAAACAAACAGCCGGATGACTGGCTCACAGAAGGCGTCATTGTCATGTCCAACCCCAAACGCTCACGGGAAGACCACAACAGGGAGGTGGATAAGGTAGATGGGAAGGATCTACGGATTCAGCACATTCTGTTTCTAGTCCATTCAATTCctgtaaaattcttttgcttaatTGCATTGAAGTTTCTCTGTAATCAcctgcttttttcttcttcattcctgcttttcatctctttctctctcttcttctttcttatCGGTGTCTTCCTCTAGATAATCATACCTCCTGAGTCTCCTCTTCCTCAGAGGAAGGTGATCGTACCTCCCCAATTTCCCCCAATCCCTCGCCCCCCTCCCCCTGCTGAAGAACCAAAGCGCCCCCCTCCGGTCAAATTAGCTCCTGCCCCTTTGCCTCCACCCCCACCACCTGCCCCCACCCCACCTCCTAGAGAGCCCACACCTCCTCCCCAGCTAACTCCACCTCCAGTTCCACCCAAGCCCCCGACCCCTGAACCTGTGGAAGTTCCTGCTCCCTCCCCAAAACCCAACCCTCCACCCCAACCCACACCCATACCCACCCCACCACCTGCCCCCGTGGCCCCGCCCAAAGTGCTGATGTCAGTTGGCTGCCAGACGGAGTATGACCCACTCTTCCCTCCGCTGCAGGTGCAGACATGCTGTCATTGGCTAAGCTTCTGTCTTACTGTCCTCTTCTAGAACAATCACAAAACTTCTATGGATTTGTAAATTTCATGTTGTATGCTTGAGCTTGGagatgtttggtgtgtgtgtttgtttgtgctcaGCCTCCTACCCTGgtcataaatattacattatattggaTGCGCCCCAGAGTTTAAGACAAGAACTCTGTTTGAAACCATCTTCTTGTCAGGGATTCCActggtccttaaaaagtcttacatttagtTGTATCCTATTTAAGGCCATTAAAAATCATAAGTGGTATAAGAAAGTATTAATTACGATTTCAGGAGGACTTAAGCTGCGTTCCAGACAAGGTCAGAAGAGGGAACATCCGAGTTTAAATGTCCCATTTCAAACCTCAACCTTCAAACCAGTGAATCACATGTCTTGTTAACATATTGACCACATGGTCTCgtcagaaagagaaaaaaaattacataaaatgctgtgtttcattctgaaaacagctgacaaaaagCTAAGATTAAAGACCCATAttgtcaaaactgaaatttcctgGCCTTTTTCACGATAACTGAGGTCTAGGGGCTATTTAACCACCATATAAGTTTTGAAAACAGTCAGTCCACACTAAAATGTACACAGCCTGCATAAAGTAGCTGTGATTTTTCACGAACTGTTATGACTTCCGTAAAAAGTTGACGTCAGAACTACACAGTCGCCACCTTCAGTCACCACCCCGAGCACCGTCCACCATCCTACTCTACTTTTGCCAACCCCCTAGACAACATTGCATCCCTGCCATTGCTgagcaacaacaacactgaaacatGTCGAAAATGTTAACTTTTACCACGTATCCAGATCGGCCAACCTATAACTTTATACTCTCACTCAAAGGATGGACAATCTGACAGGATTGTTACTATGAGGTGGATCACATCTAACTTGTATAGTAAAGACAAACTCATCGTGTCTATCTAGTCATGATGAAGAGGtatatacatttcaatttcagCAGGCAACTATTTTTACAGCTACATTATTGTCCCAGccacaattaatcacaacaatatatatatatacaattgcaaatgattatatataaatcgtcagtttgttgttttgtacacatgcacacagacattttTCATACACGACATAGTCGTGAGATGCAAGAAACATATGGCATCTGTCATCGGTTTTTTGTCTGGCAGTGGCAGCAGATATGCaatcaaatttctaatttgaGGCTGTATTACGTCGATTCTGGCACCCAACATCAcaacaagatgatattttaaagggatagttcacccaaaaatgaaaattatgtcattaatgactcaccctcatgtcgttccaaacccgtgagacctccgttcatcttcggaacacagtataatatattttagatttacttccgagagctttctgttcctccataaacattgagaatgtatgtacggtatactgtccacgtttccagaaaggtaataaaaaacatcttcaaagtagttaaTTTGGGGaggtgacatcagagggtccgttagaattttttgaagcatcgaaaatacattttggttccaaaaatatcagaaaactacgactttattcagcattgacttctctcccgcaGTTGTCTGTTATGATCGCAAGCGTTCActaaacactgcagtttagtgatatgaCTATAATAATTCgccgaacgaatcactcgatgtaaaccggatcttcttgaaccagttcaccaaatcgaactgaatggTTTGTACAgttttgaaacggttcgcgtcaacaataagcattaatccacaaatgacttaagcttgttaacttttttaacatggctgacactccctctgagttcaaataaaccaatatcccggagtaattcattacATTCATGAcattgacaaaaaacaaacaaacaaacaaacaaaaaaaaacaccagattttatatttatgtgatcAAGAACTGTAACTTGGAAGAAATGAacatattagtagtagtagtagtagtagtagtaattatatAACCAATTCTGTTCCTTCAGAAACTGTCatcttgttgatttttttaggtGCATCTGTTTTgtgc includes the following:
- the LOC109113713 gene encoding caskin-1-like isoform X2, with the translated sequence MDDLDALLADLESSTAHISKCPVFLPEETPYSYPTGGHLFQDDSPPPPLPPPPTSEALNGSLSPRPDSQHSSQQVQHNLFRTFQNKLSLGPAHKSTLSQDSTPPASHTEEDHVYSFPNKQKHSDSSATAMTSALGSNLSELDRLLLELNAVQQNAPSFSTTEDVAPPLPPCSVAHYIQENGAHPGITLTPAAQDKPQRNGTKGTDDGRPTVESLLNELESSVPSPVPSPCALTSELTDGQVDTPSEQQGRISATSATRELDELMACLSDFKPSSLGSLNSEPVFEQTTTIAEIHCPPTTAMSNSLSPTLPVDPRRYSPGLSSPLNFELHIVEFESGEPGAVPPPSSVVRKPSSRPSPPVASSPRFSPVPDLDLDSSIDVSASLLSSQVESLVVLSQTITTTPTPGSGDLCSLWEGSPSSKLTSSGLKAYSPITKSPSPTSAPVVSRTNERVSPLMTPESLDLYLSNSDTKPISPMPSLSRSPIPTVSESPSLSLPKAISPPLILSSSVVVPKSPSPKPLSGQPPTGLQPPTYEPSLDDALDKLLAMSFSRPENEASITTSVASRLTSEVQPEVYEDTIVAADRNNIHPDTFTESEMGDGLLEDQSDCRSDLDWADMELKMAYEGPDGSMTPMTEASWMDESLTPSSCPGTPDAQMDLPMLHMAGTMDRISASGHIKSVIKRTKEIQNVHPMYRDGLIRRKMGPLIFHKSNSQDRLIEELQGKLGIARKDRPKNKQPDDWLTEGVIVMSNPKRSREDHNREVDKIIIPPESPLPQRKVIVPPQFPPIPRPPPPAEEPKRPPPVKLAPAPLPPPPPPAPTPPPREPTPPPQLTPPPVPPKPPTPEPVEVPAPSPKPNPPPQPTPIPTPPPAPVAPPKVLMSVGCQTEYDPLFPPLQIMAQGKGPQPQVNKLDNMLGSLQSDLHKLGVQTVAKGVCGACCKPIVGQVVTAMGRTWHPEHFVCTHCQEEIGSRNFFEREGQPYCERDYHHLFSPRCYYCNGPILDKVVTALDRTWHPEHFFCAQCGAFFGPEGFHEKDGKAYCRKDYFDLFAPKCGGCARAILENYISALSALWHPECFVCRECFTPFINGSFFEHDGQPYCEVHYHARRGSLCSGCQKPITGRCITAMGKKFHPEHFVCAFCLKQLNKGTFKEQNDKPYCQGCFIKLFS
- the LOC109113713 gene encoding caskin-1-like isoform X1, with product MDDLDALLADLESSTAHISKCPVFLPEETPYSYPTGGHLFQDDSPPPPLPPPPTSEALNGSLSPRPDSQHSSQQVQHNLFRTFQNKLSLGPAHKSTLSQDSTPPASHTEEDHVYSFPNKQKHSDSSATAMTSALGSNLSELDRLLLELNAVQQNAPSFSTTEDVAPPLPPCSVAHYIQENGAHPGITLTPAAQDKPQRNGTKGTDDGRPTVESLLNELESSVPSPVPSPCALTSELTDGQVDTPSEQQGRISATSATRELDELMACLSDFKVQSNPSSLGSLNSEPVFEQTTTIAEIHCPPTTAMSNSLSPTLPVDPRRYSPGLSSPLNFELHIVEFESGEPGAVPPPSSVVRKPSSRPSPPVASSPRFSPVPDLDLDSSIDVSASLLSSQVESLVVLSQTITTTPTPGSGDLCSLWEGSPSSKLTSSGLKAYSPITKSPSPTSAPVVSRTNERVSPLMTPESLDLYLSNSDTKPISPMPSLSRSPIPTVSESPSLSLPKAISPPLILSSSVVVPKSPSPKPLSGQPPTGLQPPTYEPSLDDALDKLLAMSFSRPENEASITTSVASRLTSEVQPEVYEDTIVAADRNNIHPDTFTESEMGDGLLEDQSDCRSDLDWADMELKMAYEGPDGSMTPMTEASWMDESLTPSSCPGTPDAQMDLPMLHMAGTMDRISASGHIKSVIKRTKEIQNVHPMYRDGLIRRKMGPLIFHKSNSQDRLIEELQGKLGIARKDRPKNKQPDDWLTEGVIVMSNPKRSREDHNREVDKIIIPPESPLPQRKVIVPPQFPPIPRPPPPAEEPKRPPPVKLAPAPLPPPPPPAPTPPPREPTPPPQLTPPPVPPKPPTPEPVEVPAPSPKPNPPPQPTPIPTPPPAPVAPPKVLMSVGCQTEYDPLFPPLQIMAQGKGPQPQVNKLDNMLGSLQSDLHKLGVQTVAKGVCGACCKPIVGQVVTAMGRTWHPEHFVCTHCQEEIGSRNFFEREGQPYCERDYHHLFSPRCYYCNGPILDKVVTALDRTWHPEHFFCAQCGAFFGPEGFHEKDGKAYCRKDYFDLFAPKCGGCARAILENYISALSALWHPECFVCRECFTPFINGSFFEHDGQPYCEVHYHARRGSLCSGCQKPITGRCITAMGKKFHPEHFVCAFCLKQLNKGTFKEQNDKPYCQGCFIKLFS
- the LOC109113713 gene encoding caskin-1-like isoform X3, translated to MDDLDALLADLESSTAHISKCPVFLPEETPYSYPTGGHLFQDDSPPPPLPPPPTSEALNGSLSPRPDSQHSSQQSLGPAHKSTLSQDSTPPASHTEEDHVYSFPNKQKHSDSSATAMTSALGSNLSELDRLLLELNAVQQNAPSFSTTEDVAPPLPPCSVAHYIQENGAHPGITLTPAAQDKPQRNGTKGTDDGRPTVESLLNELESSVPSPVPSPCALTSELTDGQVDTPSEQQGRISATSATRELDELMACLSDFKVQSNPSSLGSLNSEPVFEQTTTIAEIHCPPTTAMSNSLSPTLPVDPRRYSPGLSSPLNFELHIVEFESGEPGAVPPPSSVVRKPSSRPSPPVASSPRFSPVPDLDLDSSIDVSASLLSSQVESLVVLSQTITTTPTPGSGDLCSLWEGSPSSKLTSSGLKAYSPITKSPSPTSAPVVSRTNERVSPLMTPESLDLYLSNSDTKPISPMPSLSRSPIPTVSESPSLSLPKAISPPLILSSSVVVPKSPSPKPLSGQPPTGLQPPTYEPSLDDALDKLLAMSFSRPENEASITTSVASRLTSEVQPEVYEDTIVAADRNNIHPDTFTESEMGDGLLEDQSDCRSDLDWADMELKMAYEGPDGSMTPMTEASWMDESLTPSSCPGTPDAQMDLPMLHMAGTMDRISASGHIKSVIKRTKEIQNVHPMYRDGLIRRKMGPLIFHKSNSQDRLIEELQGKLGIARKDRPKNKQPDDWLTEGVIVMSNPKRSREDHNREVDKIIIPPESPLPQRKVIVPPQFPPIPRPPPPAEEPKRPPPVKLAPAPLPPPPPPAPTPPPREPTPPPQLTPPPVPPKPPTPEPVEVPAPSPKPNPPPQPTPIPTPPPAPVAPPKVLMSVGCQTEYDPLFPPLQIMAQGKGPQPQVNKLDNMLGSLQSDLHKLGVQTVAKGVCGACCKPIVGQVVTAMGRTWHPEHFVCTHCQEEIGSRNFFEREGQPYCERDYHHLFSPRCYYCNGPILDKVVTALDRTWHPEHFFCAQCGAFFGPEGFHEKDGKAYCRKDYFDLFAPKCGGCARAILENYISALSALWHPECFVCRECFTPFINGSFFEHDGQPYCEVHYHARRGSLCSGCQKPITGRCITAMGKKFHPEHFVCAFCLKQLNKGTFKEQNDKPYCQGCFIKLFS